Sequence from the bacterium genome:
TGTATCCGCAGCGTCTGGAGATGACCCTGGTGCCGGCGTTGCAGTCCTACTGGCTCAAGATACATGTCTCGATGACCATCATCGGCGAGGCCGCCTTTGCCGTGGCTTTTGTCACCAGCGTGCTCTACCTGATCAAGAACGCCCAGCCCGAGAAAGTGAGCCGCGAGGCCAAGACCCGCAGCCTGTTGCTGCTGGCAGTGTCCCTCAGCGCCGGGATGCTGGTCTGCCTGGGCCTGCGCGCTGCCGGGATCACCCTGACCGGACTGGGTGGAGTCCAGTTGTTTATCAGCCTCATGGGCGGGGCGTTCCTGCTGGCCGTGCCGATTTATATCCTTCTCTGGCGCCGCCTGGTCGGGGGCGGTCCGGGCAATTACGGCGGCCTGCTGTTCGCCCTGAGCGTGCTGGCCCTTCTGGCCAGCGGCATGACCCTCGGCTCGCTGGTCAACCGCTCCACGGAAAAGATGCAATCCCTGGCCGCGCGTATCCAGGCGGTGGATGAGCTGAGCGCATCCCTGCCCGCGGGCGTGGAAAGCCTGGATGAGGCGCTCTGGTCCACTGTCCGTCAGACCCGGCAGGAGCGGCTGGACCTGTTCCTCGCCCTGGAGGCCCTTCACGCCCGGACCAAGCACACCCTGAGCCGGGAGGATGCCGCCGAGGTGCTGGCCGCGCACCCGCAGGCCGGCGAGACCCAGTTCCCCCTGACCCTGGGCGAGATACGCGAGGAGCGCCGCGGGCTTCAGCAAGCCCTGCACGAGCAGGACAATTTCATCCGCGAGGCGGGCCTGCCGCTGAGCCTGGTCGCCCTGCAGACCCGCCGTAATCAAATAATCCAGCAGTATAACTCCCTGTTCCAGGAGAGCCTCCTGCCGCTGGAGAGCGGACGCGAGGCGGCGTTTATCGGCTACATGCTGCTGCTGGCTCTGCCGTTCTACGTGCTGTTCGCGTATCTGTCCGGGCGGCTGCGCCCGCGGGTGCCGTCGCTCGAGACCCTGGATTCCATGTCATACCGCACGGTGAGCCTGGGCTTTCCGATTTTCACTTTCGGCGCGCTGATCGCCGGGGCGGTCTGGGCGCACTACG
This genomic interval carries:
- the ccsA gene encoding cytochrome c biogenesis protein CcsA codes for the protein MEPVLYEVTLWTFFAGMLLHFIGLLPKEGSASARWVGRLALLLIGLGWASLTVTIAGRWLAQGRVPISSSYEYLSFLAWFVALFYFIVMFKARSAFVGACVSPGIFLAVVFAGMYPQRLEMTLVPALQSYWLKIHVSMTIIGEAAFAVAFVTSVLYLIKNAQPEKVSREAKTRSLLLLAVSLSAGMLVCLGLRAAGITLTGLGGVQLFISLMGGAFLLAVPIYILLWRRLVGGGPGNYGGLLFALSVLALLASGMTLGSLVNRSTEKMQSLAARIQAVDELSASLPAGVESLDEALWSTVRQTRQERLDLFLALEALHARTKHTLSREDAAEVLAAHPQAGETQFPLTLGEIREERRGLQQALHEQDNFIREAGLPLSLVALQTRRNQIIQQYNSLFQESLLPLESGREAAFIGYMLLLALPFYVLFAYLSGRLRPRVPSLETLDSMSYRTVSLGFPIFTFGALIAGAVWAHYAWGKWWSNDPKEMGSLIVWLVFLVYLHARYVRRWSGNQSAVAAILGFLFAVLTFVGNSVLGGLHSYG